The genomic interval catttattttattttatttttgaaaaaataatagcaTTATTTGCAcacaaaaaggaagaaaaagggCAACTCGTAAGCTAAAAGTAAAACCACAGAAATATGGTATGATATttgtttagtttaattaataaaaaaataataactggTAAAATAATAATGATCTTTTTTGGCTAAAATTTGGaacaattttgaaattttgccTAAGTTTGAAATTTATTTGTCCACCTTTTACTGGATAATATCAtggtttcttgaaaaaaaaacaaaacaaaattcaatCTACAACTTGATGCCTACATTATTACCATGTTAGGACTTTGATATTTTTCGATTATAAATACaatcttaaagaaaaaaaaaacagaacatagagagagagaccgaTCATGGAAACCCGTGGTATCATTTTGATAGTTTGTAGTGGAATCTTTGTTTTGACTATTATCCTGACAGTCACTAACGAGCCCATCAACCAGAAAAGCAGAGATGCTGGTGGATTCACGTTTTATCCAGCGGCTGCATCTCTCCCTCCCGTCTCTAGTTCCGCACATCACGGCTGTAAGATGAAACAGACAAGAAGCAATGGTATTGGTGGTGGTCTCATGTTTC from Brassica napus cultivar Da-Ae unplaced genomic scaffold, Da-Ae ScsIHWf_2612;HRSCAF=3361, whole genome shotgun sequence carries:
- the LOC106427294 gene encoding glycine-rich protein 23-like — protein: METRGIILIVCSGIFVLTIILTVTNEPINQKSRDAGGFTFYPAAASLPPVSSSAHHGCKMKQTRSNGIGGGLMFLSAASVTASVSSNQGYGGGGGHHGGGGGGCGGGHHDGGGGGGGGCGGG